The following proteins come from a genomic window of Gossypium raimondii isolate GPD5lz chromosome 5, ASM2569854v1, whole genome shotgun sequence:
- the LOC105771328 gene encoding TATA box-binding protein-associated factor RNA polymerase I subunit B isoform X2, translating into MEQDCTQWTCNLCGNVGMADGSDGYFYCLRCGSQADDIIDTGVADEDFIEKGSQGGGALYLASHTRHARQPIPVQPLSQVDPKSLEFWSRLTEEPGGHNVNQDGTGDGVGPTGTSDFGSYPACAYSYEGYYQEVRNRYVMGMQMMIEAQCEALVEKFNMKPLICGIVGPIWLRFLASTKVFDDGWADEAIHQSEIKKSGESEDFKPLSRHKAEPHNIHGQRALIIWHKYLRKKIPLSCSLAISFLGCHVSREAVLPSDVIKWAVEGKLTYFDAFVEIEKRIGQSLPPFPLSLKSMFRPRHACSAQQLESLAATIAQCIGLNLPPVNFYGIASRYLTELSLPVEKILPHACRIHEWAMPPELRLSTNNFGLPTCVHAMAILVIAIRILYNINGLGVWEKSLSSHMLPSRSTEATSKDPASSPKVSDTAENGFGSHSVDCMDTSSSRNLLSDNESKFDAAELLCNLEARYNEINNACGGVKCLRDLSKSMPLYLQFCQDVVFAGSEPAVDFYHEEKTLIDKLWDYYQKEKGSEPEEDLGRRHSIANGCVYKANKMARDNEHHSSPSHERTSHEDVSTQRHSDFDHSSMTSEERENSEPSDKVSAETNEHRAIRLMKKNMEENRFCYIPPRVMLKRLDYLHYARKKDEGTITYVAHADYYILLRACAIVAEVDMRIMHVGVLNMERRLAWLEKRIDHCLHLIPPSTTCKFCSNEPEQATDDHTIGLSNLNLL; encoded by the exons ATGGAGCAGGATTGCACCCAATGGACTTGCAACTTGTGTGGGAATGTGGGAATGGCTGATGGATCAGATGGCTACTTCTACTGCTTGAGATGTGGGTCTCAGGCTGATGACATCATTGATACGGGTGTTGCTGATGAGGATTTTATTGAAAAGGGTTCTCAGGGTGGTGGTGCCCTTTACTTGGCCAGCCATACTCGCCATGCTCGCCAACCCATCCCAGTCCAACCACTCTCACAAGTTGACCCCAAATCTCTAGAATTTTGGTCCCGTCTCACCGAAGAGCCTGGAGGCCATAATGTTAATCAAGATGGAACAGGAGATGGTGTGGGGCCCACCGGCACAAGTGATTTTGGCTCTTACCCTGCGTGTGCATATAGTTATGAAGGTTATTACCAGGAGGTTAGGAACAGATATGTGATGGGGATGCAGATGATGATAGAAGCTCAATGTGAGGCTTTAGTGGAGAAGTTTAATATGAAACCTTTGATTTGTGGGATAGTTGGACCTATTTGGTTGAGGTTTTTGGCCAGCACTAAGGTTTTTGATGATGGTTGGGCCGATGAGGCTATTCATCAATCTGAGATAAAAAAATCAG GAGAATCTGAAGATTTTAAACCGCTTTCTCGTCACAAAGCAGAACCTCACAACATACATGGTCAGAGAGCATTAATTATATGgcataaatatttaagaaaaaaaattccgTTATCTTGTTCTCTAGCTATTTCTTTTCTAGGATGCCATGTTTCAAGAGAAGCAGTTTTGCCATCAGACGTAATCAAGTGGGCAGTTGAAGGGAAGCTTACCTATTTTGATGCTTTTGTTGAAATTGAGAAACGCATTGGACAGTCGTTGCCTCCCTTTCCTTTAAGTCTTAAAAGTATGTTTAGGCCCAGACATGCTTGTTCTGCTCAACAGTTGGAATCACTGGCTGCTACAATTGCTCAGTGCATAGGCTTGAATTTACCCCCAGTGAATTTCTATGGAATTGCTTCCAGATATCTAACGGAGTTGTCTCTTCCAGTGGAGAAAATTCTGCCGCATGCATGCCGCATACATGAGTGGGCGATGCCTCCTGAATTACGGTTGTCAACAAACAATTTTGGACTTCCTACTTGTGTCCATGCGATGGCTATACTGGTTATAGCAATACGGATTCTATATAACATAAATGGACTTGGGGTGTGGGAAAAAAGTTTGTCTAGTCATATGCTTCCTAGTAGATCTACTGAAGCCACAAGTAAGGACCCTGCTAGTAGTCCCAAAGTGAGTGACACTGCTGAAAATGGTTTCGGTTCTCATAGTGTGGATTGTATGGATACTAGTTCTAGTAGAAACCTATTATCTGATAATGAATCCAAGTTTGATGCTGCTGAGCTTTTGTGCAACCTTGAAGCAAGATACAATGAGATTAACAATGCATGTGGCGGTGTTAAATGTTTGAGAGATCTTTCTAAAAGCATGCCGTTGTATCTACAATTCTGTCAGGATGTGGTATTTGCTGGATCAGAGCCGGCTGTGGACTTTTATCATGAAGAGAAAACTTTAATTGACAAGCTTTGGGATTATTATCAGAAAGAAAAG GGTTCTGAACCAGAAGAAGATTTGGGAAGGCGACATAGCATTGCCAATGGCTGTGTGTATAAAGCGAACAAAATGGCCCGAGATAATGAACATCATTCTAGTCCCTCCCATGAAAGGACTTCTCATGAAGATGTATCGACTCAGAGACACTCAGATTTTGACCATTCATCTATGACTTCAGAGGAACGTGAAAACTCAGAACCCAGTGACAAAGTTTCAGCAGAGACCAACGAACATAGAGCGATTAGACTGATGAAGAAAAACATGGAGGAGAACAGATTCTGTTATATCCCACCAAGGGTTATGCTGAAGAGATTGGATTACCTTCATTATGCAAGGAAGAAAGATGAAGGCACCATTACTTATGTTGCTCATGCTGACTACTACATCCTACTTCGTGCTTGTGCCATAGTTGCTGAGGTCGACATGCGGATTATGCATGTCGGGGTACTGAATATGGAGAGGAGATTAGCTTGGTTGGAAAAAAGAATTGATCACTGCCTACATCTGATTCCTCCTAGTACTACGTGTAAATTTTGTAGTAATGAACCAGAGCAAGCTACAGATGATCATACAATTGGACTTTCAAATCTGAACCTATTGTAA
- the LOC105771328 gene encoding TATA box-binding protein-associated factor RNA polymerase I subunit B isoform X3, producing the protein MEQDCTQWTCNLCGNVGMADGSDGYFYCLRCGSQADDIIDTGVADEDFIEKGSQGGGALYLASHTRHARQPIPVQPLSQVDPKSLEFWSRLTEEPGGHNVNQDGTGDGVGPTGTSDFGSYPACAYSYEGYYQEVRNRYVMGMQMMIEAQCEALVEKFNMKPLICGIVGPIWLRFLASTKVFDDGWADEAIHQSEIKKSGESEDFKPLSRHKAEPHNIHGCHVSREAVLPSDVIKWAVEGKLTYFDAFVEIEKRIGQSLPPFPLSLKSMFRPRHACSAQQLESLAATIAQCIGLNLPPVNFYGIASRYLTELSLPVEKILPHACRIHEWAMPPELRLSTNNFGLPTCVHAMAILVIAIRILYNINGLGVWEKSLSSHMLPSRSTEATSKDPASSPKVSDTAENGFGSHSVDCMDTSSSRNLLSDNESKFDAAELLCNLEARYNEINNACGGVKCLRDLSKSMPLYLQFCQDVVFAGSEPAVDFYHEEKTLIDKLWDYYQKEKGSEPEEDLGRRHSIANGCVYKANKMARDNEHHSSPSHERTSHEDVSTQRHSDFDHSSMTSEERENSEPSDKVSAETNEHRAIRLMKKNMEENRFCYIPPRVMLKRLDYLHYARKKDEGTITYVAHADYYILLRACAIVAEVDMRIMHVGVLNMERRLAWLEKRIDHCLHLIPPSTTCKFCSNEPEQATDDHTIGLSNLNLLLFTDFVFL; encoded by the exons ATGGAGCAGGATTGCACCCAATGGACTTGCAACTTGTGTGGGAATGTGGGAATGGCTGATGGATCAGATGGCTACTTCTACTGCTTGAGATGTGGGTCTCAGGCTGATGACATCATTGATACGGGTGTTGCTGATGAGGATTTTATTGAAAAGGGTTCTCAGGGTGGTGGTGCCCTTTACTTGGCCAGCCATACTCGCCATGCTCGCCAACCCATCCCAGTCCAACCACTCTCACAAGTTGACCCCAAATCTCTAGAATTTTGGTCCCGTCTCACCGAAGAGCCTGGAGGCCATAATGTTAATCAAGATGGAACAGGAGATGGTGTGGGGCCCACCGGCACAAGTGATTTTGGCTCTTACCCTGCGTGTGCATATAGTTATGAAGGTTATTACCAGGAGGTTAGGAACAGATATGTGATGGGGATGCAGATGATGATAGAAGCTCAATGTGAGGCTTTAGTGGAGAAGTTTAATATGAAACCTTTGATTTGTGGGATAGTTGGACCTATTTGGTTGAGGTTTTTGGCCAGCACTAAGGTTTTTGATGATGGTTGGGCCGATGAGGCTATTCATCAATCTGAGATAAAAAAATCAG GAGAATCTGAAGATTTTAAACCGCTTTCTCGTCACAAAGCAGAACCTCACAACATACATG GATGCCATGTTTCAAGAGAAGCAGTTTTGCCATCAGACGTAATCAAGTGGGCAGTTGAAGGGAAGCTTACCTATTTTGATGCTTTTGTTGAAATTGAGAAACGCATTGGACAGTCGTTGCCTCCCTTTCCTTTAAGTCTTAAAAGTATGTTTAGGCCCAGACATGCTTGTTCTGCTCAACAGTTGGAATCACTGGCTGCTACAATTGCTCAGTGCATAGGCTTGAATTTACCCCCAGTGAATTTCTATGGAATTGCTTCCAGATATCTAACGGAGTTGTCTCTTCCAGTGGAGAAAATTCTGCCGCATGCATGCCGCATACATGAGTGGGCGATGCCTCCTGAATTACGGTTGTCAACAAACAATTTTGGACTTCCTACTTGTGTCCATGCGATGGCTATACTGGTTATAGCAATACGGATTCTATATAACATAAATGGACTTGGGGTGTGGGAAAAAAGTTTGTCTAGTCATATGCTTCCTAGTAGATCTACTGAAGCCACAAGTAAGGACCCTGCTAGTAGTCCCAAAGTGAGTGACACTGCTGAAAATGGTTTCGGTTCTCATAGTGTGGATTGTATGGATACTAGTTCTAGTAGAAACCTATTATCTGATAATGAATCCAAGTTTGATGCTGCTGAGCTTTTGTGCAACCTTGAAGCAAGATACAATGAGATTAACAATGCATGTGGCGGTGTTAAATGTTTGAGAGATCTTTCTAAAAGCATGCCGTTGTATCTACAATTCTGTCAGGATGTGGTATTTGCTGGATCAGAGCCGGCTGTGGACTTTTATCATGAAGAGAAAACTTTAATTGACAAGCTTTGGGATTATTATCAGAAAGAAAAG GGTTCTGAACCAGAAGAAGATTTGGGAAGGCGACATAGCATTGCCAATGGCTGTGTGTATAAAGCGAACAAAATGGCCCGAGATAATGAACATCATTCTAGTCCCTCCCATGAAAGGACTTCTCATGAAGATGTATCGACTCAGAGACACTCAGATTTTGACCATTCATCTATGACTTCAGAGGAACGTGAAAACTCAGAACCCAGTGACAAAGTTTCAGCAGAGACCAACGAACATAGAGCGATTAGACTGATGAAGAAAAACATGGAGGAGAACAGATTCTGTTATATCCCACCAAGGGTTATGCTGAAGAGATTGGATTACCTTCATTATGCAAGGAAGAAAGATGAAGGCACCATTACTTATGTTGCTCATGCTGACTACTACATCCTACTTCGTGCTTGTGCCATAGTTGCTGAGGTCGACATGCGGATTATGCATGTCGGGGTACTGAATATGGAGAGGAGATTAGCTTGGTTGGAAAAAAGAATTGATCACTGCCTACATCTGATTCCTCCTAGTACTACGTGTAAATTTTGTAGTAATGAACCAGAGCAAGCTACAGATGATCATACAATTGGACTTTCAAATCTGAACCTATT
- the LOC105771328 gene encoding TATA box-binding protein-associated factor RNA polymerase I subunit B isoform X1 has product MEQDCTQWTCNLCGNVGMADGSDGYFYCLRCGSQADDIIDTGVADEDFIEKGSQGGGALYLASHTRHARQPIPVQPLSQVDPKSLEFWSRLTEEPGGHNVNQDGTGDGVGPTGTSDFGSYPACAYSYEGYYQEVRNRYVMGMQMMIEAQCEALVEKFNMKPLICGIVGPIWLRFLASTKVFDDGWADEAIHQSEIKKSGESEDFKPLSRHKAEPHNIHGQRALIIWHKYLRKKIPLSCSLAISFLGCHVSREAVLPSDVIKWAVEGKLTYFDAFVEIEKRIGQSLPPFPLSLKSMFRPRHACSAQQLESLAATIAQCIGLNLPPVNFYGIASRYLTELSLPVEKILPHACRIHEWAMPPELRLSTNNFGLPTCVHAMAILVIAIRILYNINGLGVWEKSLSSHMLPSRSTEATSKDPASSPKVSDTAENGFGSHSVDCMDTSSSRNLLSDNESKFDAAELLCNLEARYNEINNACGGVKCLRDLSKSMPLYLQFCQDVVFAGSEPAVDFYHEEKTLIDKLWDYYQKEKGSEPEEDLGRRHSIANGCVYKANKMARDNEHHSSPSHERTSHEDVSTQRHSDFDHSSMTSEERENSEPSDKVSAETNEHRAIRLMKKNMEENRFCYIPPRVMLKRLDYLHYARKKDEGTITYVAHADYYILLRACAIVAEVDMRIMHVGVLNMERRLAWLEKRIDHCLHLIPPSTTCKFCSNEPEQATDDHTIGLSNLNLLLFTDFVFL; this is encoded by the exons ATGGAGCAGGATTGCACCCAATGGACTTGCAACTTGTGTGGGAATGTGGGAATGGCTGATGGATCAGATGGCTACTTCTACTGCTTGAGATGTGGGTCTCAGGCTGATGACATCATTGATACGGGTGTTGCTGATGAGGATTTTATTGAAAAGGGTTCTCAGGGTGGTGGTGCCCTTTACTTGGCCAGCCATACTCGCCATGCTCGCCAACCCATCCCAGTCCAACCACTCTCACAAGTTGACCCCAAATCTCTAGAATTTTGGTCCCGTCTCACCGAAGAGCCTGGAGGCCATAATGTTAATCAAGATGGAACAGGAGATGGTGTGGGGCCCACCGGCACAAGTGATTTTGGCTCTTACCCTGCGTGTGCATATAGTTATGAAGGTTATTACCAGGAGGTTAGGAACAGATATGTGATGGGGATGCAGATGATGATAGAAGCTCAATGTGAGGCTTTAGTGGAGAAGTTTAATATGAAACCTTTGATTTGTGGGATAGTTGGACCTATTTGGTTGAGGTTTTTGGCCAGCACTAAGGTTTTTGATGATGGTTGGGCCGATGAGGCTATTCATCAATCTGAGATAAAAAAATCAG GAGAATCTGAAGATTTTAAACCGCTTTCTCGTCACAAAGCAGAACCTCACAACATACATGGTCAGAGAGCATTAATTATATGgcataaatatttaagaaaaaaaattccgTTATCTTGTTCTCTAGCTATTTCTTTTCTAGGATGCCATGTTTCAAGAGAAGCAGTTTTGCCATCAGACGTAATCAAGTGGGCAGTTGAAGGGAAGCTTACCTATTTTGATGCTTTTGTTGAAATTGAGAAACGCATTGGACAGTCGTTGCCTCCCTTTCCTTTAAGTCTTAAAAGTATGTTTAGGCCCAGACATGCTTGTTCTGCTCAACAGTTGGAATCACTGGCTGCTACAATTGCTCAGTGCATAGGCTTGAATTTACCCCCAGTGAATTTCTATGGAATTGCTTCCAGATATCTAACGGAGTTGTCTCTTCCAGTGGAGAAAATTCTGCCGCATGCATGCCGCATACATGAGTGGGCGATGCCTCCTGAATTACGGTTGTCAACAAACAATTTTGGACTTCCTACTTGTGTCCATGCGATGGCTATACTGGTTATAGCAATACGGATTCTATATAACATAAATGGACTTGGGGTGTGGGAAAAAAGTTTGTCTAGTCATATGCTTCCTAGTAGATCTACTGAAGCCACAAGTAAGGACCCTGCTAGTAGTCCCAAAGTGAGTGACACTGCTGAAAATGGTTTCGGTTCTCATAGTGTGGATTGTATGGATACTAGTTCTAGTAGAAACCTATTATCTGATAATGAATCCAAGTTTGATGCTGCTGAGCTTTTGTGCAACCTTGAAGCAAGATACAATGAGATTAACAATGCATGTGGCGGTGTTAAATGTTTGAGAGATCTTTCTAAAAGCATGCCGTTGTATCTACAATTCTGTCAGGATGTGGTATTTGCTGGATCAGAGCCGGCTGTGGACTTTTATCATGAAGAGAAAACTTTAATTGACAAGCTTTGGGATTATTATCAGAAAGAAAAG GGTTCTGAACCAGAAGAAGATTTGGGAAGGCGACATAGCATTGCCAATGGCTGTGTGTATAAAGCGAACAAAATGGCCCGAGATAATGAACATCATTCTAGTCCCTCCCATGAAAGGACTTCTCATGAAGATGTATCGACTCAGAGACACTCAGATTTTGACCATTCATCTATGACTTCAGAGGAACGTGAAAACTCAGAACCCAGTGACAAAGTTTCAGCAGAGACCAACGAACATAGAGCGATTAGACTGATGAAGAAAAACATGGAGGAGAACAGATTCTGTTATATCCCACCAAGGGTTATGCTGAAGAGATTGGATTACCTTCATTATGCAAGGAAGAAAGATGAAGGCACCATTACTTATGTTGCTCATGCTGACTACTACATCCTACTTCGTGCTTGTGCCATAGTTGCTGAGGTCGACATGCGGATTATGCATGTCGGGGTACTGAATATGGAGAGGAGATTAGCTTGGTTGGAAAAAAGAATTGATCACTGCCTACATCTGATTCCTCCTAGTACTACGTGTAAATTTTGTAGTAATGAACCAGAGCAAGCTACAGATGATCATACAATTGGACTTTCAAATCTGAACCTATT